The following proteins are co-located in the Cydia pomonella isolate Wapato2018A chromosome 19, ilCydPomo1, whole genome shotgun sequence genome:
- the LOC133528097 gene encoding uncharacterized protein LOC133528097, with amino-acid sequence MEEREQTENQFFHLIGTAQEFLDAFNNSKLKQGDESSCRGSSTSITNHVKLPPLKIPPFSGDTSKWLMFRDMFLSLIHNNENLDNISKFHYLKSYLEGSALAVINSVSVSADNYQIAWSLLCDRYDNKRLLINEHIKCLFSIEALSKESDRDLRNLVDAISKNLSALKLLGEPTDSWSTLIIYIGSSKLDSVTARNWEEHRSKLETHTLEDFFNFLRQRATVLETVYAAKTSNNQSSNNNNKVENRHNFNRSKSFISSSLDSHPRGCCLACKQDHKLYECNKFKSMSVEERNAKVFQWKLCSNCLRNDHQSYQCRLAGCRICKRRHNTLLHKTNNLPSGSQPHQLQSSSSSSSRQDIQNNVESSTSTSLPTTSTSNVDVPTNATDNASSCPRPVITLSAGSSGLALHSTAVVEVSNNGNTIKLRALLDNGSQSSFITEAAQAKLGCPKIKKYNCVSGLKMQP; translated from the coding sequence ATGGAAGAAAGGGAGCAAACGGAAAACCAGTTCTTCCATTTGATTGGCACCGCTCAAGAGTTTTTAGATGCGTTTAACAATAGCAAATTAAAACAAGGAGACGAGTCTTCATGTCGTGGCAGTTCCACATCAATAACAAATCACGTTAAACTGCCACCCCTGAAAATTCCTCCTTTCAGCGGTGATACAAGCAAATGGCTTATGTTTCGAGACATGTTCTTATCTCTCATTCACAATAATGAGAATTTAGACAACATAAGTAAATTCCATTATTTAAAATCATACTTGGAGGGTTCCGCTCTGGCAGTCATTAATTCAGTCAGCGTTTCGGCAGATAATTATCAAATTGCTTGGTCGTTGCTCTGTGACAGGTACGACAATAAGCGTCTATTAATTAACGAACATATTAAATGTCTATTTTCGATTGAGGCGCTCTCTAAGGAGTCCGACCGGGACCTACGCAACTTAGTTGATGCAATTTCAAAAAATTTAAGCGCTTTGAAGTTGTTAGGCGAGCCGACTGATAGTTGGAGCACGCTCATTATTTATATAGGCTCATCGAAGTTGGACTCGGTAACCGCGAGAAATTGGGAGGAACATCGAAGCAAATTAGAAACCCATACTTTGGAGgattttttcaactttcttCGTCAAAGGGCCACTGTATTAGAAACAGTCTATGCCGCTAAAACTTCAAATAATCAAAGttctaacaataataataaggttGAAAATCGTCACAATTTTAATAGGTcgaaatcatttatttcttctTCGCTCGATTCACATCCCCGTGGTTGTTGTTTGGCCTGTAAACAAGATCATAAATTATATGAGTGCAACAAATTTAAATCAATGTCTGTGGAAGAACGAAATGCAAAGGTCTTTCAATGGAAATTATGTAGTAATTGTTTACGTAATGATCACCAATCGTACCAATGCCGGCTCGCAGGTTGCCGCATCTGTAAAAGAAGGCATAATACTTTACTTCATAAAACAAACAACTTGCCCAGCGGTTCGCAGCCGCACCAATtgcaatcatcatcatcatcatcatcacgacAAGATATACAAAATAACGTAGAATCGTCTACGTCTACATCCTTGCCTACCACGTCAACTTCTAACGTTGACGTACCTACCAATGCTACTGATAACGCATCTTCTTGCCCGCGTCCGGTAATTACTCTGTCTGCTGGCTCCTCAGGCCTGGCTCTTCATTCAACGGCTGTGGTTGAGGTGTCAAACAATGGCAACACAATTAAATTGCGCGCTCTTCTAGATAACGGTTCGCAATCTTCATTCATTACGGAGGCGGCGCAAGCTAAGTTAGGATgccctaaaattaaaaaatacaactgCGTGTCCGGTCTTAAAATGCAACCGTAG